From Pelagibacterium flavum:
GCTTGTCCTGTTCGAGCACTTTGCCGCGGTCGAAAAAGCAGACGCGGTCGGAAATCTGCCGCGCGAAATTCATCTCGTGGGTGACCAGCAGCATGGTCAGATCGTGTTCTTCGGCCAGACGGCGGATGACGCCGAGCACCTCGCCCACCAGTTCGGGATCGAGCGCGGAGGTCGGCTCGTCAAACAGCATGATCTTGGGCCGCATGGCCAGCGCCCGGGCGATGCCCACGCGCTGCTGCTGGCCGCCGGAAAGCTGGTGGGGGTATTTGTCGGCCTGGTCGGTCAGGCCCACCATTTCAAGCAGATCGTCGGCGCGCTCTTTGGCTTCGGCTTTCGAGACGCCCAGAACCTGGGTCGGCGCTTCAGTGAGATTGCGCCGCACGGTCATGTGCGGGAACAGATTGAACTGCTGGAACACCATGCCCATCTTTTCGCGCATCTTGCGCAGATGGGCCTCGCCGGCCGGCTTGAGGCTCCCGTCCCCGGCCTTTTCGTGCCAGAGCGTATCGCCATCGACATAGACCACGCCCTCGGAAATCGGCTCGAGCGTCATCAGGATGCGTAGCACCGTCGATTTGCCCGAGCCCGACGGCCCGATGATGGTGACCTTTTCGCCCGGCTGCACTTCGAAATCGAGTTCGTTGATGACCGTGAAGGTGTCGAAACGTTTGACGACCTTGTCGAACTTGATGATGGGGTCGGTCATTTGAGCGGGATCCCTCTTTTGGGCAGGGCGCGGTCAACGAAGCGAACGCCCGTCGAAGCCACCAGGGTCATGATGAGATAGATCCCACCCACCATTGAGAGCGGGATCAGGTAGTTGAACGTCCTGTCGCCG
This genomic window contains:
- the ehuA gene encoding ectoine/hydroxyectoine ABC transporter ATP-binding protein EhuA, with the protein product MTDPIIKFDKVVKRFDTFTVINELDFEVQPGEKVTIIGPSGSGKSTVLRILMTLEPISEGVVYVDGDTLWHEKAGDGSLKPAGEAHLRKMREKMGMVFQQFNLFPHMTVRRNLTEAPTQVLGVSKAEAKERADDLLEMVGLTDQADKYPHQLSGGQQQRVGIARALAMRPKIMLFDEPTSALDPELVGEVLGVIRRLAEEHDLTMLLVTHEMNFARQISDRVCFFDRGKVLEQDKPEVLFTDPKEERTREFLKAVLEGN